A part of Candidatus Oleimmundimicrobium sp. genomic DNA contains:
- a CDS encoding TldD/PmbA family protein: protein MISEKKMGKILKEILEMSPADQTEALLISQNSALTRFANNQIHQNVAEKNAKLSIRVIKNKRTGTASTNILGKKSIKEVLEKALKIAGNVSPDPDFKSLPKKKKCKKMELFSKNTAEYQPIDRAKDVSVLISKANQKELNAAGALSTGEITIGIANSLGVFEITSLTEADINTVFMSSNSSGYVDSYAKEVRKIDFHKLADIASEKALRSIDPIAINPGSYTVILEPAAVADMLTYLAFCGLGALAYQEGRSFISGKLGGKITGENITIWDDGTSPNTLRMPFDFEGTPKQKVMLIENGVAKNVVYDSYTAHKEDKESTGHALPAPNIYGPQPSNLFLKNGDYSVDEMIASTKKGILVTRFHYTNMEDPLKTMLTGMTRDGTFLIENGEISCGIKNLRFTQNILKALSNVEMISKETELKQAFLGFCRAPTLKISKFNFTGVTEF from the coding sequence ATGATAAGCGAAAAGAAAATGGGAAAAATCCTCAAAGAAATTTTGGAGATGTCGCCCGCCGACCAGACCGAGGCGCTTTTAATTTCACAAAATTCGGCTCTGACCAGGTTCGCAAACAATCAAATACACCAAAACGTGGCCGAAAAAAACGCAAAACTTTCCATAAGGGTCATAAAAAATAAGAGAACCGGCACCGCTTCAACCAATATCTTAGGCAAGAAATCGATAAAAGAGGTGCTTGAGAAAGCTCTCAAAATAGCCGGCAATGTTTCACCGGACCCGGATTTTAAATCCCTTCCCAAGAAGAAAAAATGCAAAAAAATGGAGCTTTTCTCTAAAAATACAGCCGAATATCAACCGATAGATAGAGCTAAAGATGTTTCTGTTTTAATCTCCAAGGCAAATCAAAAAGAATTGAACGCGGCAGGCGCATTAAGCACGGGTGAGATTACCATCGGAATAGCCAACTCATTGGGAGTATTCGAGATAACCTCTCTTACCGAAGCAGATATAAACACCGTATTTATGTCCTCTAACAGCTCAGGTTACGTTGATTCTTACGCAAAAGAAGTAAGAAAAATCGATTTTCACAAACTGGCAGACATAGCTTCAGAAAAAGCTCTAAGGAGCATAGACCCCATTGCAATAAATCCCGGTTCATACACGGTAATCCTGGAACCAGCCGCTGTCGCCGATATGCTCACATATTTGGCCTTCTGCGGTCTCGGAGCACTCGCTTATCAAGAGGGACGCAGTTTTATAAGTGGAAAGCTCGGGGGGAAAATTACCGGAGAAAACATAACCATCTGGGATGACGGAACAAGCCCCAATACCCTGAGAATGCCCTTTGATTTCGAGGGAACACCAAAACAAAAGGTAATGTTAATTGAAAACGGCGTGGCAAAAAACGTTGTTTACGATTCCTACACCGCTCATAAGGAAGACAAAGAATCAACCGGCCATGCCTTACCTGCCCCCAACATTTACGGCCCCCAACCTTCCAACCTTTTCCTTAAAAATGGGGATTACTCCGTAGATGAAATGATTGCCTCCACCAAAAAAGGCATACTGGTAACGCGGTTTCACTACACAAACATGGAAGACCCGCTTAAAACAATGCTTACGGGAATGACCAGAGACGGAACCTTCCTAATAGAAAACGGGGAGATATCCTGCGGAATAAAGAATTTACGGTTTACCCAAAACATACTCAAGGCCTTGTCAAACGTGGAGATGATTTCAAAAGAGACAGAGCTAAAGCAAGCATTTCTCGGCTTCTGCCGAGCTCCAACTTTAAAAATTTCAAAATTTAACTTCACCGGCGTAACTGAATTCTAA
- a CDS encoding V-type ATP synthase subunit D, whose protein sequence is MAILKINPNRMELLKLRKRRDVAQRGHKLLKDKLDELMKQFLEQVRKNQKLRKEIEEKLAKAYQIFAVARSESSAKVIEEALFCPRMVTSVRISEKRLMGVRVPEFEIEQEGVFDCYGLLTTPAVLDRALFLLNGTTPLLIKLSEAEKAVELLAIEIEKTRRRVNALEHVLIPQLNETVKYINMKLDEAERENRTRLMKIKEMVSGGSV, encoded by the coding sequence GTGGCTATTTTAAAGATTAATCCAAACAGAATGGAGTTATTGAAACTCCGAAAGCGTCGGGATGTTGCTCAAAGAGGGCACAAGCTACTTAAAGATAAGCTGGATGAGTTGATGAAACAGTTTTTGGAACAGGTGCGAAAAAATCAGAAACTTCGTAAAGAAATTGAAGAGAAACTCGCGAAAGCTTATCAAATTTTTGCTGTTGCGCGGTCAGAATCCTCAGCTAAAGTTATTGAGGAAGCGCTTTTCTGTCCACGAATGGTTACAAGTGTTAGAATTTCGGAAAAAAGGTTGATGGGAGTAAGGGTCCCTGAGTTTGAAATTGAGCAAGAAGGGGTCTTTGATTGTTATGGATTGCTAACTACACCCGCGGTCCTCGATAGAGCGCTCTTTTTGTTAAATGGAACTACACCTCTTTTAATAAAGCTGTCGGAAGCCGAAAAGGCAGTAGAACTCCTTGCGATTGAAATAGAAAAAACTCGTCGTCGGGTAAATGCTTTGGAACATGTTTTAATCCCTCAACTAAATGAAACCGTAAAGTACATAAATATGAAACTTGATGAGGCGGAAAGAGAGAATAGAACCAGGTTGATGAAGATAAAAGAGATGGTTTCCGGAGGTTCGGTTTAG
- a CDS encoding V-type ATP synthase subunit E family protein — translation MALEDIINRIINDAKKNAADIESEARAKAYSIMDEVKAKAKSAKANALAEAKDEAKKEEKRVVSLARLEARNTVLSQKRAVMDDVFNEALKQLKSLPDDKYCDLIKKMILRAVTEGDEELILSSVDKKKVGNNFINEINVALKTQGKKGELVFSKETRDIEGGFILKKGKVEFNNSFSALIEMVRESLEPKIAGILFKPKE, via the coding sequence ATGGCGCTTGAAGACATAATTAACCGTATAATTAACGATGCAAAAAAAAATGCTGCTGATATTGAAAGTGAAGCGAGGGCTAAGGCCTATTCTATTATGGATGAAGTGAAAGCAAAAGCCAAGTCTGCAAAGGCAAACGCCCTCGCTGAAGCGAAAGATGAAGCAAAAAAGGAAGAAAAAAGAGTGGTTTCGCTTGCAAGATTGGAAGCGAGAAACACGGTGCTTTCTCAAAAGAGGGCTGTGATGGATGATGTTTTTAACGAAGCGCTTAAACAGCTCAAATCTCTTCCTGATGATAAATATTGTGACTTAATAAAGAAAATGATTCTTAGGGCTGTAACTGAAGGAGATGAAGAGCTAATTTTATCTTCTGTTGACAAAAAGAAGGTTGGGAATAATTTTATTAACGAGATAAACGTCGCTCTTAAAACTCAAGGGAAAAAAGGTGAACTTGTATTTTCCAAAGAAACAAGGGATATAGAGGGCGGCTTTATTCTCAAAAAAGGCAAGGTTGAATTCAACAACTCTTTCTCGGCTTTAATTGAAATGGTCCGAGAAAGTTTAGAACCAAAAATTGCCGGTATTTTATTTAAACCGAAGGAGTGA
- a CDS encoding TldD/PmbA family protein yields the protein MREFIYLGLNAAKSYGATYADIRVIKFKTQSISIKNGKAEEISDSESYGFGIRTLVSGAWGFASSFDISKKEVQKTASLSCDIARASASLKNEDVILASIEPISGSYKTPIKIDPFTVPLEDKLSILFEAEEILRKKKEVKISQSSMNFIFKDQIFASTEGAWIKQEIMMSGAGIEATAISEGDMQVRSYPNSHGGQFITGGYELVSGLQLKENAERVASEAVGLLKAKECPSKITTIILDGSQLALQVHESIGHPVELDRVLGMEASFAGTSFLTLDKLNQLKIGSEIVNITADATIPTGLGSFGYDDEGVPAQKTDIVKNGLFVGYINSRETAAKTGQLPNGAMRADGWNRIPLIRMTNVNLLPGKPSFDELIADTKDGIYLETNKSWSIDDKRLNFQFGTEIGWEIKNGKMEKMLKNPNYTGITPKFWNSCNGIANKDSWIVWGTPNCGKGEPMQVIQTGHGASPARFRNIQVGVGK from the coding sequence ATGAGGGAATTTATATATTTGGGACTCAATGCCGCAAAATCTTATGGAGCTACTTATGCGGATATAAGAGTAATAAAATTTAAAACTCAATCAATTTCAATTAAAAATGGCAAAGCGGAAGAGATATCAGACTCAGAAAGTTACGGTTTTGGAATTAGAACCCTTGTTAGCGGAGCTTGGGGGTTTGCCAGTAGTTTTGATATCAGTAAAAAAGAGGTACAAAAAACAGCTTCTCTGTCATGCGATATTGCCAGAGCAAGCGCTTCACTTAAAAACGAAGATGTAATTTTAGCTTCTATCGAGCCAATAAGTGGAAGCTATAAAACACCGATAAAGATAGATCCCTTTACCGTCCCCTTAGAAGATAAGCTTTCTATTCTCTTTGAAGCCGAAGAGATTCTGCGCAAAAAGAAAGAAGTGAAGATATCTCAATCCTCCATGAATTTCATATTTAAAGATCAGATATTTGCTAGTACTGAAGGAGCATGGATTAAACAAGAAATAATGATGAGCGGTGCCGGTATCGAAGCAACAGCAATCAGTGAAGGAGATATGCAAGTAAGAAGCTATCCTAATTCTCACGGCGGCCAATTTATCACTGGAGGATATGAACTCGTTAGTGGGCTCCAATTAAAAGAGAACGCAGAAAGAGTAGCAAGTGAAGCGGTCGGCCTGCTTAAAGCTAAGGAATGTCCCTCTAAAATTACAACCATAATTTTAGACGGTTCTCAGCTTGCCCTGCAAGTTCACGAATCAATAGGCCATCCCGTCGAACTCGATAGAGTTTTAGGAATGGAAGCAAGTTTCGCGGGTACAAGTTTTCTTACCTTAGATAAGTTAAATCAGCTAAAAATCGGCTCAGAGATAGTTAACATTACCGCGGATGCCACAATTCCCACCGGTCTGGGGTCTTTTGGATATGATGATGAAGGTGTGCCGGCCCAAAAAACCGACATCGTAAAAAATGGACTTTTCGTTGGTTATATAAATTCCAGAGAAACTGCCGCAAAAACGGGGCAGCTTCCCAATGGAGCCATGCGAGCCGATGGCTGGAACAGAATCCCGCTTATTCGCATGACAAATGTAAATTTGCTTCCCGGCAAGCCATCATTTGACGAACTAATAGCGGACACCAAAGATGGTATTTACCTTGAAACCAACAAAAGCTGGAGCATTGACGATAAAAGATTAAATTTTCAATTTGGAACAGAAATTGGTTGGGAAATAAAAAATGGAAAAATGGAAAAAATGCTCAAAAACCCCAACTACACCGGCATAACTCCTAAATTTTGGAATTCATGCAATGGCATCGCAAATAAGGATTCCTGGATAGTCTGGGGCACCCCCAACTGCGGCAAAGGTGAACCTATGCAGGTTATACAGACAGGACACGGTGCTTCTCCCGCCAGGTTTAGAAATATTCAGGTTGGAGTGGGAAAATGA
- a CDS encoding V-type ATP synthase subunit C, translated as MLNALRDPLKYGFAVGRIKVRETKMLGSNRLDRLINADDFADQKRILAETDYANFFQEAKTPEDVEESLDNYLAVLYEFLEEVYPDKQILSYFRSRYDFHNLKVLLKAKYEGKPIERIWSKLGMLEIEKIKKAIEESELEEIIEPYRSALYEAMERFEQDRDFQQIDIVLDKALYRYLYEVARKQKNKFFIGFVRSLIDLVNLKVFLRAKILNREPKFIEDAFLNKGYLEKEKLVSIYHDTLSIVADKLKETPYAAILQESMVGQEFNLDLFDKKVDDFLIHYIQPVKYIPVGLEPLISYIMAKENEVKSLRIILIGKLSGLSAQTIKERVRVQYV; from the coding sequence TTGTTGAACGCTTTAAGAGATCCGTTAAAGTATGGATTTGCTGTGGGAAGAATCAAAGTTCGCGAGACGAAGATGCTGGGGTCAAATCGCTTAGACAGATTGATTAACGCAGATGATTTTGCTGACCAAAAGCGAATTCTTGCCGAGACGGACTATGCTAACTTTTTTCAAGAGGCAAAAACTCCGGAGGATGTTGAAGAATCCTTAGATAATTATCTTGCGGTTCTTTATGAATTTTTAGAAGAAGTGTATCCCGATAAACAAATACTGTCTTATTTCCGGTCTCGTTACGATTTCCATAATTTGAAAGTTTTGCTTAAAGCAAAATATGAGGGGAAGCCCATTGAGCGAATATGGTCAAAACTTGGCATGTTAGAGATTGAGAAAATCAAAAAGGCAATTGAGGAAAGTGAACTCGAAGAAATTATTGAACCGTATAGATCCGCCTTATATGAAGCCATGGAAAGGTTTGAACAAGACAGGGATTTTCAACAAATTGATATAGTTTTAGATAAGGCCTTATACAGATACCTTTATGAGGTAGCAAGAAAACAAAAGAACAAGTTTTTTATAGGTTTTGTTCGAAGTTTAATTGATCTGGTAAACTTGAAAGTTTTTTTGAGAGCAAAAATCTTAAATAGAGAGCCAAAATTTATAGAAGATGCTTTTTTGAATAAAGGTTACTTGGAAAAGGAAAAATTAGTTTCAATCTACCATGATACTTTAAGTATTGTGGCGGATAAGTTAAAAGAAACGCCTTATGCTGCGATACTTCAAGAGAGTATGGTTGGGCAAGAGTTTAACCTGGACCTTTTTGATAAAAAAGTAGATGACTTTTTGATTCATTATATACAACCGGTCAAATATATTCCGGTCGGGTTGGAGCCATTAATAAGCTATATAATGGCTAAGGAAAATGAAGTTAAATCATTAAGGATTATTTTAATTGGGAAGCTTAGTGGGCTTTCCGCTCAAACTATTAAAGAGAGAGTTCGTGTACAATATGTCTAA
- a CDS encoding V-type ATP synthase subunit A — translation MEQGTISKVSGPLVVAEGLTNAKMYDLVRVGKERLMGEIIEIRGKTAAIQVYEETIGLGPGDPVYATGEALSIELGPGLLESIYDGVQRPLDVIRDKVGDFIARGVEAPGLDRKKKWGFKPIAKVGDKVSVGDILGTVQETTIIEHKIMVPLGIEGELKEIYSGEFTVEEPIAILEKDGKKHEVTMLQKWPVRRGRPYKNKIPPNLPLVTGQRVIDTFFPVAKGGTACVPGPFGSGKTVIQHQIAKWANAEIIIFIGCGERGNEMTDVLMEFPELKDPYSGEPLMKRTVLIANTSNMPVAAREASVYTGITIGEYYRDMGYSVALQADSTSRWAEALREISGRLEEMPGEEGYPAYLGSRVASFYERAGKTICLGKDGKEGSLTVVGAVSPPGGDLSEPVTQNTLRVVKVFWGLEDQLAYQRHFPAINWLQSYSLYMNEAEEYWTNEIDPEFKKLRADAMVILQRESELKEIVRLVGIEALSINERMLMETARSIREDFLQQNAFHEVDTFSSLKKQFLMLKAIMHFHETSLEAIGKGVNIKDILEDPIRKRISRAKFFKEEELGKLEDLLKDISSQFKASRTGGE, via the coding sequence ATGGAACAGGGCACAATAAGCAAAGTATCGGGCCCTTTAGTGGTCGCAGAGGGTCTGACAAATGCAAAGATGTATGATCTGGTTAGAGTAGGTAAAGAAAGATTAATGGGAGAAATTATCGAAATTAGAGGTAAAACGGCTGCTATCCAGGTGTACGAAGAGACCATTGGGCTTGGTCCCGGTGACCCCGTGTATGCGACAGGGGAAGCTCTCAGTATTGAGCTTGGGCCTGGTTTACTTGAGTCAATTTATGATGGGGTACAAAGGCCCTTGGATGTAATTAGAGATAAAGTTGGGGACTTTATCGCGCGTGGGGTTGAAGCTCCTGGTTTGGACAGGAAAAAGAAATGGGGCTTTAAACCAATTGCAAAAGTTGGAGATAAAGTTTCAGTGGGCGATATTTTGGGGACAGTGCAGGAAACTACGATTATTGAGCACAAGATAATGGTTCCACTGGGTATCGAGGGTGAGTTGAAAGAAATTTACTCTGGTGAATTTACGGTTGAAGAACCAATTGCTATTTTAGAGAAAGACGGCAAAAAACACGAAGTAACCATGCTTCAAAAGTGGCCGGTTCGTCGTGGAAGGCCCTATAAAAATAAAATTCCACCCAACCTACCTCTTGTAACCGGTCAACGGGTTATAGATACATTTTTCCCGGTAGCAAAAGGTGGAACAGCTTGTGTCCCCGGGCCATTTGGCTCAGGAAAGACAGTAATTCAACATCAGATTGCTAAGTGGGCAAATGCTGAGATAATAATATTTATTGGTTGTGGTGAACGAGGAAACGAGATGACTGATGTTCTTATGGAGTTTCCTGAGCTTAAAGACCCTTATTCAGGTGAGCCATTAATGAAACGGACCGTGCTAATTGCGAATACTTCAAATATGCCTGTTGCCGCAAGAGAAGCTTCGGTTTACACCGGGATAACCATCGGAGAGTACTATAGAGATATGGGTTATAGTGTGGCCCTTCAAGCAGATTCAACTTCTCGTTGGGCCGAGGCCTTGAGAGAGATTTCCGGAAGATTAGAGGAGATGCCTGGGGAGGAAGGATATCCCGCATACCTTGGTTCACGTGTGGCATCTTTTTATGAAAGAGCGGGCAAAACTATTTGTCTTGGTAAAGATGGAAAAGAAGGCAGCCTGACCGTCGTTGGAGCAGTTTCCCCTCCCGGAGGAGATTTATCCGAACCGGTTACTCAAAATACTCTAAGGGTTGTAAAGGTATTTTGGGGACTTGAAGATCAATTGGCCTATCAAAGGCACTTTCCGGCCATTAATTGGCTCCAGAGCTATTCTCTTTATATGAACGAGGCGGAGGAGTATTGGACCAATGAAATTGACCCTGAGTTCAAGAAATTAAGGGCGGATGCGATGGTTATCCTACAGCGTGAATCTGAGTTAAAGGAGATAGTAAGACTCGTCGGTATCGAGGCACTTTCAATAAATGAGAGAATGTTGATGGAGACCGCGCGCTCGATTAGAGAAGATTTCTTGCAACAGAACGCTTTTCATGAGGTTGATACATTCTCATCATTGAAAAAGCAATTTTTGATGCTCAAGGCAATAATGCACTTTCATGAAACATCTTTGGAAGCTATTGGGAAGGGTGTCAATATTAAAGATATCTTAGAAGACCCTATACGAAAAAGAATATCTAGGGCTAAATTTTTCAAGGAAGAAGAGCTGGGAAAATTGGAAGATTTACTGAAAGATATATCATCTCAATTTAAAGCTTCTAGAACGGGAGGCGAATAA
- a CDS encoding V-type ATP synthase subunit K yields MNETFLWLNGYQWTVLAASLSVIFGGIGSCIGITSAAKMSAGVLAEDPDKFGGLLVLSILPGTQGIYGFITGLLVVVFFGLLGGDGKIIVLAQGMRIFLGCLPVMIMCLISGIFQGMVSTAGVSLVAKRGEAAGQGMILSALVETYAVLSLVVSLFLIMAAQSG; encoded by the coding sequence ATGAACGAAACTTTTCTATGGCTTAACGGATATCAGTGGACTGTTTTAGCAGCAAGTTTATCAGTAATATTTGGTGGTATCGGTTCCTGTATTGGTATAACATCTGCCGCTAAAATGTCGGCCGGGGTACTTGCTGAAGATCCTGATAAGTTTGGTGGGCTTTTGGTTTTATCTATTCTTCCGGGCACTCAAGGTATTTATGGTTTTATCACAGGTCTTTTAGTAGTTGTATTTTTTGGTCTTCTCGGAGGCGATGGCAAAATCATTGTTCTTGCTCAAGGTATGAGAATCTTTTTGGGTTGCTTGCCTGTAATGATTATGTGCCTGATATCAGGTATTTTTCAGGGCATGGTTTCAACAGCAGGGGTAAGCCTGGTTGCTAAAAGAGGAGAAGCAGCTGGCCAGGGCATGATTCTCTCGGCTCTAGTAGAGACATACGCTGTTTTGTCGTTGGTGGTCTCCTTGTTTTTAATTATGGCAGCCCAAAGTGGATAA
- a CDS encoding V-type ATP synthase subunit F: MSKVALIGDKTSVLGFQALGFDAYPVTEPREARNIWSEVKDSNYTVIMVTEEIYREIEDLLIEFADKFTPAVLIIPPAKGGQGVGFQRMKKIVEKAVGMDILSEEGKG, from the coding sequence ATGTCTAAAGTGGCGTTGATTGGCGATAAAACTTCAGTTTTAGGATTTCAAGCATTAGGTTTTGATGCTTATCCGGTTACTGAACCTCGGGAAGCTCGAAACATATGGTCTGAAGTAAAAGATAGCAATTACACTGTGATTATGGTAACTGAAGAGATTTATCGAGAGATTGAGGATTTGTTAATCGAATTTGCAGATAAATTCACCCCGGCTGTATTAATTATTCCTCCTGCCAAGGGTGGTCAAGGAGTAGGGTTCCAACGAATGAAAAAAATTGTTGAAAAAGCAGTAGGCATGGATATTTTAAGTGAAGAAGGGAAGGGCTAA
- a CDS encoding NlpC/P60 family protein, translated as MNKKTRILIVTYLIFILVTGMVVPALATPAYVEKINQKQAETQAVQEELESLDRELEIIIEQYNLAQLELQETQQKLRDTRIRLAHAENKLEGQKIILNQRASNIYKGSKITFLEFLLNIKDFNDLLTMIDFLKKVGEQDADLVYKLQRSKENIETLELEFEKLQSEQVKTKEKIETKKREIERTITARNNRLENLNEEIKKLMQEENERKAREQARLIEQIKSNLGNANINVKPGTIAATALLYLGVPYVWGGETPNGFDCSGLVKYVFAQHGIQLLHYSGYQFSCGTPVSVEALRSGDVVFFGNPVHHVGIYIGNGYFIHAPRTGDVVRVTPLNTRNDYAGARRYIGV; from the coding sequence ATGAATAAAAAAACACGTATTTTAATAGTAACTTACCTTATATTCATATTGGTAACAGGAATGGTAGTACCTGCCCTGGCTACTCCTGCCTATGTTGAAAAAATTAACCAAAAACAAGCAGAGACGCAGGCGGTGCAAGAAGAGCTGGAATCTCTCGACAGAGAACTCGAAATAATCATCGAGCAATATAACCTCGCACAATTAGAACTCCAAGAGACTCAGCAAAAATTAAGAGATACCCGCATTCGCCTCGCCCATGCAGAAAATAAACTTGAGGGACAAAAAATAATCTTAAATCAAAGAGCCTCCAACATCTATAAAGGGAGTAAGATTACATTTCTTGAATTTCTCTTAAATATAAAAGACTTCAACGACCTGCTCACAATGATAGATTTTTTAAAAAAAGTCGGGGAACAAGACGCAGATTTAGTTTATAAGCTTCAACGAAGCAAGGAAAACATTGAAACTCTTGAATTAGAATTTGAAAAACTTCAAAGCGAGCAAGTTAAAACCAAAGAAAAAATTGAAACCAAAAAGAGAGAAATCGAAAGAACGATAACAGCAAGAAACAATCGCCTTGAGAATCTGAATGAAGAAATTAAGAAGTTAATGCAAGAAGAGAACGAAAGAAAAGCTCGCGAGCAGGCAAGATTAATTGAACAAATAAAAAGTAATCTCGGAAACGCAAACATAAATGTAAAACCCGGAACAATTGCAGCTACAGCCCTTCTTTACTTAGGAGTTCCTTACGTTTGGGGAGGAGAAACTCCTAACGGCTTCGACTGTTCAGGTTTAGTTAAGTACGTATTTGCCCAACATGGGATTCAACTCCTTCATTACAGCGGATACCAATTTAGCTGTGGAACACCGGTCTCAGTTGAAGCCCTAAGATCAGGAGATGTTGTCTTCTTCGGTAATCCCGTGCACCACGTGGGAATCTATATCGGAAACGGCTACTTCATCCATGCCCCAAGAACCGGCGATGTCGTAAGAGTCACCCCTTTAAACACTAGAAACGATTATGCCGGAGCACGACGCTACATTGGAGTTTAA
- a CDS encoding V-type ATP synthase subunit B, with the protein MPKEYMTIRDVVGPLLLVEKVTDVKYGELVELQFPDGSMGRGNVLEITKDTALIQSFEGTRGINTTQTRVRFVGRGMEVGVSRDILGRVFDGLGHTIDEGPDIIPDKRLSIYGDPMNPYARDYPEDFIQTGISAIDGLNPLVRGQKLPIFSGAGLPHPRLAAQIARQSQVLGAKEEFAVVFCAMGITFEEADYFVREFKRTAAIEKAVIFTNLADDPAVERIAAPRVALTAAEYLAYDLGMHVLVILTDMTYYCEALREVSAARKEVPGRRGYPGYLYTDLATIYERAGKIKGKKGSITQIPILSMPEDDKTHPIPDLTGYITEGQIILSRDLHRKGIYPPIDVLPSLSRLKEKGIGAGKTREDHSGVSNQLFAAYARGKEAKELAVILGEAALSDIDKKFAKFSEQFEGRFIKQEDSENRSIEQTLDLGWELLSCLPRAELKRVSEEHIEKYMSKFIKEEEKKELEEAKG; encoded by the coding sequence ATGCCCAAAGAGTATATGACGATACGAGATGTTGTTGGGCCACTTTTGCTTGTTGAAAAAGTAACTGATGTAAAATACGGTGAGCTTGTTGAGTTACAATTTCCGGATGGCTCCATGGGTCGCGGCAATGTTTTAGAAATAACCAAAGATACTGCACTTATTCAGTCGTTTGAGGGAACCAGGGGGATTAACACAACACAGACTCGGGTAAGGTTTGTTGGAAGAGGCATGGAGGTTGGAGTTTCGAGGGATATTTTAGGCAGGGTTTTTGACGGACTCGGCCATACAATTGATGAAGGGCCTGACATTATTCCGGATAAACGTCTTAGCATCTACGGTGACCCGATGAATCCATACGCAAGAGATTATCCGGAAGATTTTATTCAGACAGGCATCTCGGCCATTGACGGGCTTAATCCGTTAGTTAGGGGCCAGAAGCTACCCATATTTTCAGGAGCAGGTCTTCCCCATCCCAGGCTGGCTGCACAGATAGCAAGGCAAAGTCAGGTTTTGGGTGCAAAAGAAGAGTTTGCGGTGGTCTTTTGTGCCATGGGTATAACTTTTGAAGAGGCCGATTATTTTGTAAGGGAATTCAAGAGGACAGCTGCAATTGAAAAAGCCGTCATATTCACCAACCTTGCGGATGATCCCGCTGTTGAGCGAATTGCAGCCCCAAGAGTTGCCCTTACAGCTGCTGAGTATCTGGCTTACGATTTAGGCATGCATGTTTTGGTAATTCTTACCGATATGACCTACTACTGTGAAGCCCTACGTGAAGTCTCCGCGGCGAGAAAAGAGGTTCCCGGAAGAAGAGGTTACCCCGGTTATTTGTACACAGACCTTGCTACCATATACGAAAGAGCCGGAAAAATTAAGGGTAAAAAAGGGTCGATTACTCAAATACCTATTTTGTCTATGCCGGAGGATGATAAAACTCATCCCATTCCCGATCTTACCGGGTATATTACTGAAGGGCAGATTATTTTAAGTCGTGATTTACATCGTAAAGGAATATATCCGCCAATTGATGTTTTACCTTCTCTTTCAAGGCTCAAAGAAAAAGGAATAGGTGCGGGCAAGACCAGGGAAGACCATTCTGGTGTTTCTAACCAGCTTTTTGCCGCATATGCTCGAGGGAAAGAGGCAAAGGAACTTGCTGTTATTCTTGGTGAGGCGGCATTATCGGATATTGACAAAAAGTTTGCCAAGTTTTCCGAGCAATTTGAGGGCCGTTTTATAAAACAGGAAGATTCTGAAAACAGAAGCATAGAGCAAACTCTTGATCTTGGTTGGGAGCTACTCTCCTGCTTGCCGCGCGCGGAGCTTAAGAGGGTAAGCGAAGAGCATATAGAAAAATATATGTCTAAATTTATAAAAGAGGAAGAGAAAAAAGAGTTAGAAGAAGCAAAGGGTTAA